In Streptococcus parauberis NCFD 2020, the sequence ACACTAAACTTCGTACCTTTATTGTATCTTGTTTGAAAAAGAAAGTCAAGTCCGTTTGTGGTTGAAGTTGAGATAGTAAAACAACTCTAAGGAATTGTGGGCTCACACGCATTTCGGACTTTCGCACTTTTCCGAATAGTAAAGTGAACTGGCTTCGCCAAAGGGCGTAAGAGAATCGTGACAGGCATGATAACGACTACCTGGATGATTGGCCGGGAAAGCGATGGTAATTGACGCAAAGCACCTTGCTAAACGTTGCCACCGTAAAAGGTTTGTCTAATTCCTAGATAGGTCTTTCAACCAAATAATTCTTTTTCAAACTGACTACTTCTCATCATTTCATAGGAGTAGTCTATGCTCAAGCTACTAGATTTTTCTGGTAGCTTTTGTTTTTACAACAAAGAAAGGAGGCATTTATGACCTCATATTTTGAACAATACTTGGAGCGTCACTTCCAGAATTATCTTTTCACTCATAAGATGTACGCTCACAGCTTAAACCTGCAGGCCAGTCTCTTTAGCGCTGCCAAAGAAGAAATTGACACACTCGTCAAGAAATTCAAGGCAACTGGCTATCCACTTGCTGAATTGACCTATTATAGTCAAATCTACAAAAACAAAATCAATCGATTTTACTTTGCTCAAGTCAGCTCTGTGATGTGCTGACTTTTTTATTACCACAAACTAGAAATGGAGAACACTTATGATTCCTGAAACACTTGCTATGAAACCAGAATTTATTGGAACTGCTTATTACGAAAAACTTGGTCATGCCCCACGTACTGTCTTTGGCAAAGAAGGCAAATACCAACGTCATGTCCTGAACAGTCAAGAACATGGTTCCTTCCATGTCATCACTTCTGCAACCAATACTGTCTTTGATGAAGACACTCTCGTCAAACTCGTCAACCCTATCTTCTTCCCAGACCGTGCAGTCAATGGCTCAAACGTAGCCCCTGCCCTTAATGTCTTTGCGGAAAAACTCGAAATCGTTAAATAAGAAAGGAATTAGAATACTATGGCTAAAACAGGATTGAACTTCGGAGAAAAACTCCAGATCGTTGATAAAAGCTACCGTGTTATCACGGATGCCCTTAAGCTCGATGAGGTCTTCGGGAAACTGACCTTCCGCTCCATTGAAGGCACTGAACTCATCTATGAAGATGACCGCAGTCAACGCAATGACGATGGCTCCTATGTCCAAGTCCCAACAGGTGAAGTCCGTGGGATTACCGTGGGGATTCACTCGGCTAACCAACACGAAACACTCTTTTTCACTATCGTGGATATGTCTGAACAACAGCTCAATGACCTTAGGCTCAACTATCGCGAGGAAGTAGAACTGACTGATATTGCTGTGACTTACTCCGCTATCGGTCGAAGCGACAACTACCGTCTCTATGCTTCTGCCATCAAGAAAAAAGGTACTCAGGCTACTCCCAAATCTGAACCTAATGCTGCAGAAAAAAAATGATGCTAGGAGGTAATCATGCACCTCTTTACCTATCGGGGACTCCGTGTCCATAAATTCTACCGTCATATCAGGATGATAACAAGACTTCTCATGTTATCACCTTTTTTGATTGGTAATGTCTTTTACTACTATCCCATCTACGACCTGATTATTGCTGACCCTTTATTTTACTTGCCAAAAATCCTACTCACCACTCTGCCACCTAACGTGATAATTCCGATTGTCAATATCATTCTCTACCAGAAAGTCCGCTTCTTCCAGCGCCTTAACTCGCTGAGGATTATGACGAACTTTCTTATGGAAAATCGGTACTATCTTTCAAAAACGGTTAGACGTGATGGCAAAACTTTTGAGAAAATTTCTCTTCCTAGAGTCTATGTCAAGCGTGGACGGTATCAGTTGTTTGCTTCCTTTGTCCTAGAAGGAAATAAGTTCCAAGACCGATTTATCAATCTTGGGGCTACGCTTGAAGTCATGTATAATGGCGACTTTAGAAACAAGACCTTTGATGAGCGCTTTGTTCAGTATGATATTGCCATCAATCGTATTGCATCCCGTATTGATGTTTCAGAAGTTGCTATGACTGACCAGGGCATACGCCTCATGAAAGATGTCTTTTGGGATTATATCGCTGAGCCTCACTTGCTGATTGGTGGGGGAACTGGTGGCGGTAAAACGGTTATCCTCATGACCATTGTCTTAGCTCTGGCAAAGATTGGTTTTATAGACCTGTGCGATCCGAAGAACGCTGATTTATCAGGTCTTAAAAATATTCCCGTCTTCAAAGGGCGTGTCTTCATTTCCAAAGAAGATATCATCACTTGCCTCAAAGACAATGTCACCGAAATGGATAATCGCTACGAGACCATGCAAAATCACCCTGACTACAAGATAGGAAAAAACTTTGCCCAGTACGGACTAAAGCCCAAATTCATCGTTATTGACGAGTGGGCAGCTTTCATCGCGAAAATTGAAAACGACTACCGCCTGCAATCAGAAGCTACGGAATATCTGACCCAGATAGTCCTAGAAGGACGCCAAGCTGGACTTTTCGTCATTCAAGCCATGCAACGTCCTGACGGCGAGTATATCAAGACTGCCCTTCGGGACAACTTCATGAAACGGCTCTCTGTCGGACATTTGGAAGATACTGGTTATAACATGATGTTTGGCGATGCTAACCGCAATAAAGAGTTCAAAAAGCTAGATAAAATCAATGGTAAAAAAGTTCACGGACGTGGCTATATTTCCAATAACGGTGAGCTGGCTGGTGAGTTCTTCTCCCCTTACGTTCCCTTTAACAAAGGCTTTTCTTTTGAGGAAGAATTTATGAAATTACCTGTCCTAGAAGATGAGCAACTTATCAGTTATGAAAGCTTAACGAAGGACACGGAACTCATCGAAGAGTTTTATGAACCAATGGAGGAGGACGTCTTGGAAGTCTTGGAAGAAAAACGTCTACTGACAGATTTTGCCAAAGAAAATGACCTGACGGTCAAGACACTCCGCAAAATCATCTACCTTCTGGATGAACGAGGAGTTCCTTTCGACAAAGAGGAGAACTCGCTTGTGGTGACACCTTTTCAAGAACAGCTGCTTTTTGAAACCTTGGCTCTGTTTGAAGAGGAAGGACGGAAGTCTTATCCAAAGGCGGTTGAAAGCTGTCTCGCAAATCATGGGCTAGGACAAGAGTAAGGGCAAGCCTGACACCGTCAGGCGCAGACCGTAGCTCGCAGTTCCTACCGCCCATGATTGTGATTCAACCCCCGAATTCTAATAGGGGGGTAACATTTGTCAAAATGACAACATCCGCCCCCCAACACGCCAATAGTACCAAAGTTTTCAAAGATTTACTTAGTGTGTCACTTTTGCCAAAAAACTGTGTCACACGCTAGAAAGGAGGCTACCCTATGAATGGATAAACTAAGCCCACTCAATCTCAAGAAATTCCGAAAGCAAACAGGGATGACGCAAAAACAATTTGCGGAGTCCGTTGGGATTTCTACCCGTACCTACCGCAGCTATGAAGATGGCTCACGAGGTTTGAGCCTAGAAAAGTTCGGTCAGTTCAAAGCGGAGCTTGGCTATCATCAAGAGAATGCCGAAGAACTGATTGATGTTCATATCGACTACCTCCGCATGACCTTCATGTCTATCCGTGACCTATCTCACTTCTGCCAGACCTATCTTCACTGCTCCTTTACCGAGTTCAAAGAGTTCGAAACCAGGCTCCTAAATTACACAAGGCTCTGGAAGCGAGGCAACATTTGGTTATTTGATTTTTTTGACAAAATCGAAACAGGAAATTACCAAGTGACCCTACAACTCTCTGGTCAAGGATGCCGTGAAATGGAACTTGTCCTAGACAGTATCGACATGATCTGGCAAGAATTTCTTCAAGCTCTGCTCTTTGACCTCACAGATAGCCGAGTAACACGACTAGATATTGCCATGGATGAACGCTATCTAGGACATGACAGAGAGGACGAACAATTTCTTCTCTCTGATATGATTGCCAAGGTCTATAAAGACGAGGTGAGTTTTAAGAATATCAGAACCTGGAATCACATTGGCGGTGGTAACCTCAGAAACATGGAAGAGGTGGACGGTAGCCAAGGTATCTCCCTTTATTTTGGAAGTCGCCAGAGTAACCTCTACTTCAACTTCTATGAAAAACGTTACGAACTCGCTAAAAGTGAACAATTCTCCGTGGAAGAATCCCTGGAGATTTTTGGTATCTGGAACCGTTACGAGTTGCGCTTCGCTCAAGAAAAAGCACAGCTGGCTATTGAAGAATACATCAGCGGTGTTGATCTGGCAGAAATTGCCCGTGGCGTTATCAATCATGAAATGCAGGTTTACGATGGTACCAATAAATTTGGTGCCTTTGTCCCTGACCCAAAATGGCAACGCATGTTTGGTGGCACAGAGCCCTTGAAACTCAGGATGAAACCCGAACCCTATTCCATCGATAGGACGATAAAATGGCTCATGTACCAAGTCGCCAACTCGCTCAAACTAGTAGAGGAGGCTGACAAAATTATGGAGACTGACTTTATCAAGACGATTCAGGAAAATGGTGAAATCACTGATAGAGCAGAAAGTATCCTGCAAGACTTGCAAGCATCCTATAACCTAAAGAAAAAGGAGGAAAATCATGGAATACAAAGTTGAACTCTCTAGCATCGACAATTTCAAGGCTTGGTCTGGTGGCAGAGAAACCCTAGACACTGTCCGTGAACGTGGCGGAATTGACCAACTCACTAGCCTCTGTGAAGATGTTTTCTCAAGTAGCACACCAACAGAGGGACAAATCAATGATTGGCTCTGGTTTGATGATGACTATATTTATCAAGCACTTGGCTATCATGACCTAATCGAAGAATGATAAGGAGGCACCTATGACCCATGCTTGTCAAAAAAATCTACGAAGGCATCACCTGCTTTCCTGATACTAATGAGTTCTGGAATCTCTATATCGTACTCATGAAGGAAAAGGACTTTTTCTTTGATGCCTTTGCTCGCGAAACCGTTGACCTCGACTCTCCCGCTAAATACCAACACGCCTACTTTACGACTGATGGTCAAGTCCTAGACTTTAACCGAAACATGGATACCAAACTGGTCACTCTTTTTCGACAAGTCATCTTAGACCAACAAGAACAATTCATGGAGGAAATTATCATGGCAGAACAATCACTCATTGAAAAGAAAATCAAAGCTGCTTCCCTAGAACTGGGCGAACTCCTCAAGGCACACAAAGATAAAGAAGCCTGGACAAAAGCTGGTGAGCTCAATCACCTGCTTAAAAATGAGGAAGCTGAAAAACTCCCTGCTGACCTTCTCGAAAAAATCCGCCTGGAACTTCGTGGCTACTACTACGTCAATGGAGAAATCAATAAACTCCACAAGCAGCTCTATGCCAAAGGCAATAAATTGATTGAACTGGCTAGCGCCTGATAAGGAGGGATTATGAATAAACTGAAAACACTCATCCAACAAATCAATCATTACTTGTCTCGTTTCAAGAAACAAGATAAGAAGCGTGGCTCACCAAAGCTCATCAAAACAACACGGAAAAACGTGAATATCCTAGTCCTTACTGGATTAGGATTTTTAGTTTTCATCGGAGCCACTGGTTCCTTGCGTGCTATCACGCTATCAAGCAAGGTCACTTTTCTTGAAAAGGAGGTCAAAAAGGCTCAATCCTCTCAAGTGGTGACTAGGGCAACTGACACCGACTACCGTTTAACCTATTACCTCAACGACTTTGTCGCAGCCTACTTCTCTTTCTCTGATAAAGCCGAAGAACAAGAAGCCCAAATTGAAAAGCTCAATAGCTTTTATGATGTTGAACCTGAGATTAAGTCACAAGGTCAGAAACGAACACCTATGTCTCTGGTCTCAGCTAGGTTGTTATTGCTGACGGAGAACACGGCGACTTATCAAGTGACCTACAAGCAGAAAGTCAGTGATAAGGAAGAAGAAATCATCACAGGGTTTAATATCCCCTACGCTTCTAAAAATGGCTCCCACTACGTCTCAGGACTTCCCTGGTATTCCAGCCTAAGCAATAACCAAGCCAAAGGCTTTGGCAAAGAATCAGTGCTCAGTCTGACCGCTTCTGACAATCTCCCTGAAAAGACACACAAGAAAGTCAAAAAGTTCCTCAACGTCTTCTTTACCAACTACACCACTGACCAGGACAATCTGGACTTGGTTGGTAAGGATTTAGCCGTCCTCGAAAACACAACTTTCAAATCACTGGACTATGTCTATCTGACAGAAGATGGTGATACCATTACCGCCTACGTTCAAGCCACCTTTGAAGTCGCTGGCAACACTCGCTCAGAGAATTTCACCCTGACCCTCACACCTAAAGGAAATTCCTACTATGTGACTAAAGTCGCTCACACTATTCCAAAAAATTATGCAAAACATGAAGGAGAATAATATCTATGAACACAAGCTCACTACAACAATTTCTCCAAGGTGATGGTGCTTGGATTATCACTGCTGTGGCAATCCTATTAGCCATCAAGGCTTGGAAAAACAGCTCCTGGCTCCAGCTCTTTTCCGTCATTGGATTTTGGGGAATCATCGTGTCCATGACCAAAGGACAACAGATTCTTTCTGTCATTGGTTGGTTCCTACGCCTCATTGGTATTGAAACGGGGCTCTGATATGAACAACGAGAAAGAACCACTCTATGACTACGCTAGGGGGCTAAATGCTCCTTACTGGATACAGGAAATCAAGACACAGAAAGGGGCACGTATCTGGTACTTCGCAACACCGATGCAGCTGTCCTTTTTTGTTGTCTTTATTCTCGTCTTTGTCGTCATGCTCCTGGGACTTTCTTTCATCCTTGTCCCACTAGCTAAAATCACTCACTCAATCTCCATGTTGCTCTACGCTTACGTTCCCTACAAGCTCGCCAAATTCTACACAGAGTATGAACCACACGGAAAGAAAATGCACAACTTTCTGGCTGACTACTTCCGTTACCTCTATGAATTTCGCTGGAACAAGAAAGCCATCTACCATGATGAGAGAGTGGAACCTTATGACGATGAAGACATTGTCTTTGAACAAACACACCTTTAGAAAGGAGGCGCTATGGCACTAAAACTACAATACCCCATCAAAGCTACTCATGAAAACTTAGTTTTTCGCAAAGACAAGCAAGTCATGGCTTACTACCGTATTCCTAATACGCCCATCACCATCACTGATGACGAGAAAAAAGGAAAGCACAAAATCACGGTCAGTCAGATGCTCAAAAAACTGGCTAAAAACCAGCACTTTGACATTTCCCTCATTCCAAAGGATTACCTACTGGAAGAAAAGATGCGTGACTTTATGGATGCTCTCTCTCCAAACAATCAAGCACTTGGTCAAGACCTACTACTCTACACGGTTGATAAGCTGACGGATGAAATGGAAATCCCTTATCAGTTTGACTGGCTAGTCGGTGTCCGTTTGAGAAAACATGACAAGGGAGCTAGTCTTGCTGACCTCGCCTATGAACGACTCTCTGAGATTTCAGAGACCCTGGCTAACGGCCTTGGCTTTGAACTGGAGGAAGAAAAGCCCTGGTTTGAAGACTACCTCGCTGATGAACAAGTCATCTACCAAATACTTTCAACCCTTCGCTGTCGCCGCCTGACAGATGACGAGCTCTTCTATTACCAGCGGATGCAATACCTCCGCTACATTCCCCACCTTAAGAAAGAAGTCATTGCTAACCGCTCCCTTTTCAATGTCACAGACACCTTGATTAAAAGCATGAACGGTGGTTTTCTCAAACTCGAAAGTCCCTATGGCAGTTCCTTTGTGTCCATTCTTCCTGTTGGGAGATTCAACACAATCTTCAACGGTTTCCATCTAGGCGAATTTGTCCAACGTCTCAACTTCCCCGTGGAACTACGCTTCAAGGCTGAGTTCATTGACCGCAATAAAATCAAAGGAAAAATGGGTCGTTCCAACACTCGCTATAAGAACATCATGGAAGAAGCTGAGAATACCGATACCGTCCAACAAGACGAGATTATCATGGGCTCATTCTCGCTGAAAGACCTAATGAAGAAAGTAGGGAATAAAGAAGAAATCATTGAATACGGTACCTATCTCATTGTCTCTGGTTCGTCACTTAGTCAGCTGAGAAGTCGTCGTCAGGTCGTCCTTAACTACTTTGATGACATGAGAGTTGAAATCAGTGAGGCTAGCCATGACACACCTTACCTCTTCCAAGCTCTGCTCTACGGTCAAGACTTGCAGAAGAAAACTCGAACCTGGACACACATGGTCACCAGCCGTGGCTTTGCGGAGCTCATGCCCTTTACCAACACATCGGCTGGTAACCGTATTGGCTGGTATATCGGACGAGTCGATAACTGGACGGGTCGCTGGGACAATATCGAAAAAGCCATCATCGCCTCTAAAAACATTGTCCTCTTTAATGCGACTGTCGGTAATAAAGAAGACATTGCAGGTAAGATTACCAAGAACCCACACATCATCATTACAGGTGCCACAGGTCAAGGGAAATCCTTCCTAGCACAGATTATCTTCTTATCTGTCGCCCTTCAAAATGTGAAGACACTCTACATTGACCCTAAACGGGAACTCCGCCATCACTACCAAGAAATCATCAATAATCCTAAGTTTGCCCATCTCTATCCTGAACGCAAAAAACAAATTGAAGCCTTCAACTTTGTCACTCTCGATAGCTCGCTCACCTCCAACCACGGAGTGCTTGACCCTATTGTCGTACTGGATAAAGAACAAGCCGTTGAAGTCGCTAAGAATATGCTGGAATTCTTGCTCCAAGCGGTTGACAACGTCACCATGGATCAGAAGACAGCTATTACCGAAACCATCAACGATATTGTCGATAAAAGACAAGCAGGTCAAACGGTTGGCTTTAAGCACGTTCTGGAAGCACTTAAAGACAGTGATAACGACCAAATCGCCTCAGTCGGTCGCTACCTCACTTCTATTGTAACCAACTCCATCTTGGAACTCGCCTTCTCTGACGGAACAACTCAAGGGCTCAACTATGAGTCACAAGTCACCATTCTTGAAGTTGCTAACCTGAAATTACCTAAGACAGATGCCACGAAGATTTCTGACCACGAACGAAACTCTATTGCTCTCATGTTTGCCCTTGGTGCTTTCTGTACCCACTTTGGTGAACGTGACGAAAGTGAAGATACTATTGAGTTCTTTGACGAAGCCTGGATTCTTATGAAGTCTGCCGAAGGTCAAGCTGTTATCAAGAACATGCGCCGTATCGGTCGCTCTAAAAATAACACCCTGGCACTCATCACGCAATCTGTCCACGATGCTGAAAACGATGATGACACAACTGGCTTTGGAACCATCTTTGCTTTCTACGAAAAATCAGAACGAGAAGATATTCTCAAGCACGTCAATCTGGAACCAACAGAAAGCAACCTGGAATGGATTGACAATATGATTTCAGGTCAATGCCTCTACTATGACGTCTATGGCAATCTGAACATGATTTCCATTCACAACATCTTTGAAGACATCGACATGCTTCTAAAACCAATGAAAGCAACGGTATCATCTAGCCTTGAAAATAAATATGCTAGTTAGAAAGGAGGGCTCACATGCAAGAAGCCTTTGAGAAACTAAAAGGCGTGGACATCTTCGCCTTAAAATCGTATCTGGAAAAGACGTCAAAAATTGAGACCTCCATTATCGTGGCAATGAATGAGATTTTCGTCAATCTCTTTTTCTTTCTGCTCAATCTAGTGGTCGGTTTCTTCTCCCTCATGATTCGTATCATGGAGAACATTGACCTCTACGACTCTTACAAAACCTATGTCTATAACGCTGCTAAATCCATATGGCAGGGACTAACAGGTTCAACTTCTGGCGGTTTATCAAGTGGTTCCTTAGTTTCCATGCTTCTGACCATCGGAGCCTTTTACCTCTTCTACCAGTATTTCTTTTCTCGTGGAAACTTCATGCGAAAAGTCCTTCATGTGCTTCTCGTTGTCCTACTTGGATTTGGTTACTTTGGAACAGTCGCTTCTACCTCTGGAGGGCTCTACATCCTTGATACGGTTAATAATCTAGCAGACACTGTCACCTCAAAGATTTCCAATATCTCCGTCTCTTACGGCGAGGATAAGTCAATCAAGGTAGGAAAGTCTATGGCTGATAGCTATATCGCACAGACCTCTTACACTGCCTACGTCTTTGTCAACACAGGTCAAGAAAACGGTAAATACGTCAATAGCCAAACAGGTGAAGAAGAAGCTTTCGAGGATTCTAAAGTCTTGGGAAGCGTGGATGACTCAGGGAAATTTGTAGCGGTCAAAAACAAAGATAGAAAAGATTATCTGGATAAACTCGGCGACAAGGCTGATGACGGGAAAGAAAAGAACCGCTGGGTATCAGCCGTTTGGGATTACCTTTTCATCAAGACCTTCTACATCATCTTCAAGATTGTTGAAGCTATCGTTATTGCGGTTCCAATTATCCTGGTGCAACTCCTGAATCTCATTGCTCAACTCTTAGTCCTGGTCATGATTCTCTTGTTCCCTATCGCTCTTCTCATTTCATTTGTCCCTGCCATGCAAGACATCATCTTTGGGATTTTCAAGGTCATGTTTGGTGGTCTCGTTTTCCCGACGATTACGACACTCATCACACTCATTATTTTCTACATCGAAAAAGTCATCGAAACGCTGATTACTTCTGGTTTTGATGGGGTTATCGAAAGCTTCCCATCTTTGGGAACATTCGCCCTCCTCTTCAAGCTCATTCTATCAGTAGTTGCTAAAGCTGCTGTCTATTATTTCCTTTGGATTTATAAAGGCGAACTCATTGAATTTATCATGGGCTCACGGGCACGCATCAAGATGGAAGATATTGGAAACCAAGTAGAAAGCAGAGTTAGCCAAGGTAAAGACCTTATCCAACAGATGCCATCACGTAGCTTTGAAACAGCACAACATCTCGGTAACTTTGCCATGGCTGGTACTGGTTTTGTGGCTGGAAGTGCTATGAACGCTTCTTCTCACATCAAGGAAGTTGGCAACTTCTTTAGACAGTCAAAACCAAGTCCTGAGCCAGCTGAGGAACCAAACGTTCCAACAGAACAGCCGACTGAACAACCTGCTCCAATACCTGACCAACTGCCACCAACATCCTCTGAACCAAATCTTCCAAAACAGGATATTACGACAGATAATCCTAGCCAGGAGAAAGCACCAACTCCTGAATCTATCCCTAGTCAGCCAACAACTCCTCCATCACCAGAAATGGAATTCCAGGAACTTAATGAACAATGGGTATCTCCACGTAAACAACGGAAGATGGAACGCATGGAAAGAGAACTTAGCGCCTATGATGATGCTGGTGCTATGTATCAGGCGCAAGGCTCGAATGCCTTTACCCGAAGCTTCCGTCAAACTATGACTAGAGACGACAAAATCAAAGCCAATATTGAGCGGAAAAATCGTCTCACTCAAGAACTCAATAGATTGCGAGGTGAGCAAAATGGACGCTATTAGGATATATGCCCGAAGTCAGGTTCAACCTGTCCTTGAAAAGTATATCTATCAAGCCTACGAAAATGACCTCAAAGCTATCAAGGTAACCGTGTTCTATCCTGTCGATGACCAAGAGGCAAAACGGATTATCGAACTCTGCCGTGATATACCTGCTGTCCTAGATGCAAAATGGCTCTTTGGGACAGTTATCTTCAAAGTCTATCTCAAGCACTAAAGGAGGTGATAGGGACA encodes:
- a CDS encoding conjugal transfer protein: MNNEKEPLYDYARGLNAPYWIQEIKTQKGARIWYFATPMQLSFFVVFILVFVVMLLGLSFILVPLAKITHSISMLLYAYVPYKLAKFYTEYEPHGKKMHNFLADYFRYLYEFRWNKKAIYHDERVEPYDDEDIVFEQTHL
- a CDS encoding replication initiation factor domain-containing protein — its product is MDKLSPLNLKKFRKQTGMTQKQFAESVGISTRTYRSYEDGSRGLSLEKFGQFKAELGYHQENAEELIDVHIDYLRMTFMSIRDLSHFCQTYLHCSFTEFKEFETRLLNYTRLWKRGNIWLFDFFDKIETGNYQVTLQLSGQGCREMELVLDSIDMIWQEFLQALLFDLTDSRVTRLDIAMDERYLGHDREDEQFLLSDMIAKVYKDEVSFKNIRTWNHIGGGNLRNMEEVDGSQGISLYFGSRQSNLYFNFYEKRYELAKSEQFSVEESLEIFGIWNRYELRFAQEKAQLAIEEYISGVDLAEIARGVINHEMQVYDGTNKFGAFVPDPKWQRMFGGTEPLKLRMKPEPYSIDRTIKWLMYQVANSLKLVEEADKIMETDFIKTIQENGEITDRAESILQDLQASYNLKKKEENHGIQS
- a CDS encoding FtsK/SpoIIIE domain-containing protein, whose protein sequence is MHLFTYRGLRVHKFYRHIRMITRLLMLSPFLIGNVFYYYPIYDLIIADPLFYLPKILLTTLPPNVIIPIVNIILYQKVRFFQRLNSLRIMTNFLMENRYYLSKTVRRDGKTFEKISLPRVYVKRGRYQLFASFVLEGNKFQDRFINLGATLEVMYNGDFRNKTFDERFVQYDIAINRIASRIDVSEVAMTDQGIRLMKDVFWDYIAEPHLLIGGGTGGGKTVILMTIVLALAKIGFIDLCDPKNADLSGLKNIPVFKGRVFISKEDIITCLKDNVTEMDNRYETMQNHPDYKIGKNFAQYGLKPKFIVIDEWAAFIAKIENDYRLQSEATEYLTQIVLEGRQAGLFVIQAMQRPDGEYIKTALRDNFMKRLSVGHLEDTGYNMMFGDANRNKEFKKLDKINGKKVHGRGYISNNGELAGEFFSPYVPFNKGFSFEEEFMKLPVLEDEQLISYESLTKDTELIEEFYEPMEEDVLEVLEEKRLLTDFAKENDLTVKTLRKIIYLLDERGVPFDKEENSLVVTPFQEQLLFETLALFEEEGRKSYPKAVESCLANHGLGQE
- a CDS encoding conjugal transfer protein, giving the protein MNKLKTLIQQINHYLSRFKKQDKKRGSPKLIKTTRKNVNILVLTGLGFLVFIGATGSLRAITLSSKVTFLEKEVKKAQSSQVVTRATDTDYRLTYYLNDFVAAYFSFSDKAEEQEAQIEKLNSFYDVEPEIKSQGQKRTPMSLVSARLLLLTENTATYQVTYKQKVSDKEEEIITGFNIPYASKNGSHYVSGLPWYSSLSNNQAKGFGKESVLSLTASDNLPEKTHKKVKKFLNVFFTNYTTDQDNLDLVGKDLAVLENTTFKSLDYVYLTEDGDTITAYVQATFEVAGNTRSENFTLTLTPKGNSYYVTKVAHTIPKNYAKHEGE
- a CDS encoding ATP-binding protein, which codes for MALKLQYPIKATHENLVFRKDKQVMAYYRIPNTPITITDDEKKGKHKITVSQMLKKLAKNQHFDISLIPKDYLLEEKMRDFMDALSPNNQALGQDLLLYTVDKLTDEMEIPYQFDWLVGVRLRKHDKGASLADLAYERLSEISETLANGLGFELEEEKPWFEDYLADEQVIYQILSTLRCRRLTDDELFYYQRMQYLRYIPHLKKEVIANRSLFNVTDTLIKSMNGGFLKLESPYGSSFVSILPVGRFNTIFNGFHLGEFVQRLNFPVELRFKAEFIDRNKIKGKMGRSNTRYKNIMEEAENTDTVQQDEIIMGSFSLKDLMKKVGNKEEIIEYGTYLIVSGSSLSQLRSRRQVVLNYFDDMRVEISEASHDTPYLFQALLYGQDLQKKTRTWTHMVTSRGFAELMPFTNTSAGNRIGWYIGRVDNWTGRWDNIEKAIIASKNIVLFNATVGNKEDIAGKITKNPHIIITGATGQGKSFLAQIIFLSVALQNVKTLYIDPKRELRHHYQEIINNPKFAHLYPERKKQIEAFNFVTLDSSLTSNHGVLDPIVVLDKEQAVEVAKNMLEFLLQAVDNVTMDQKTAITETINDIVDKRQAGQTVGFKHVLEALKDSDNDQIASVGRYLTSIVTNSILELAFSDGTTQGLNYESQVTILEVANLKLPKTDATKISDHERNSIALMFALGAFCTHFGERDESEDTIEFFDEAWILMKSAEGQAVIKNMRRIGRSKNNTLALITQSVHDAENDDDTTGFGTIFAFYEKSEREDILKHVNLEPTESNLEWIDNMISGQCLYYDVYGNLNMISIHNIFEDIDMLLKPMKATVSSSLENKYAS